From the genome of Carassius carassius chromosome 49, fCarCar2.1, whole genome shotgun sequence:
tttgccagagcaagtaaaaaaaaaattaaaacactggCCGAATCGGACCAGTAGAAAATTTATTTAGCGTTAAGCCCTCttaatacgatcaaaatcagtgtcttaacacttgtacacagatctttaaaacacgtaggttacataatgatatgttcaagttaaaaacttaaaatatgtccttgaaaaggaaaaaaaaggatgactttgaatagcataactcaggggcgtagccatcttttcagaagtgagggggacagaaatcacacacacatatatatatatatatatatatatatatatatatatataacattacgaTTGAACATTTCTTTAATCTACATATCACAAGTCAAccgttttttaacagtaagatttttaatgttttgaaagcctgcctttatttgatccaaagtacagcaaaagcagtaatattgtcaaatatttttacgatttaaaataactgttttctatttgaatatattttaaatgtaatgtattcctgtgatcaaaggtgtattttcagcatcattcctccagtcttcagtgtcacattaatcagaaatcattcaaatcaatcaaattggctgattatcaatatttaaaacagaagagtacatttttttcagcattctttgatgaatagaaggatccaaaatcagcatttatgtgaaataaaaagctttcgctACATTagacactataccattcaaaagcttagtcagtgtacagtatatatatatatatatatatatatatatatatatatatatatatatatatatatatatatatattaggggtgtaacggttcacaaaattcacggttcggttcgatacaatacactggtgtcacggttcggttcggtatggttcggtacgttttagatacagcaaaaagaaaaaaattcgcagataaatttccttgatttttataaaaatgttttatttattaaaactaacaaagtatgttttttttttttacattgaacaatgatggagctattctttacccatcttctatggtgttttcttagcagcatagtgtataaaacaaaaacagctccttataaaaaaaaatgaaaatgttatattagttatgaacaaattcaaagatgtaactttttatatggaactctataaatctttatattgagtgtgtttttactcaattggttctctatagggcttatgttttttggaacaaagcaggaattacggtctgtctgaaatgagctcatgaaggaatattgtaacggggctcaattacattaagcatgttcttaaaacctacgttttccactacagcacagtAACCCATTGCGCGGCTCGCGAGcataactggcggctcgcatagtagcttacagtatcacactgccacttgccttcagagcatgtgaggcgggagcgagcgggcggatcttggacagagcgcagaccggcaatttcaaaaggacgatggacggagcgtcgcatttcccgctccaatttcgctctgcttacaccacgagtctgaagcatgctcattcaagcctgaccctgaatccattagtcttgcacagtcatcaacagtagactattttcaagcaaaactcggctcaataatggagttcaaaaagtaaaatgagaattcatacaggtgtagcctatatAAGTCGTtccggagtagcctataaggcgaatcagtcaaaaaatgcgccatgaagaagaaataacatataggcctagcctcgcactggactataagtcgcatttatttagaaatgtataaaaaaaaaaaaaaaaaaaaaaaaaaaatcttatggacgggacagttctccgttacggacgtgagcgctctgacagcggctctaagactgctttaaaactttcactgagacctcaaacagaaagcacaaagcctgtctttaaatttgatttagttttgtattaattgtatcttaattttaatcaaggtttcatcaaccaattgtctggatttaataagaagtaaatagaaaatagataaccacgatacgaaggagccggtgtgaacctggagtttgtctcatgaatgaaccgaaactcagcgtatagccttgcctcacagacccgacaaataggctatatataaggattgaaatgtctacttttaaacaaaacaattcaaaacgaaagaaaacagactgctctccctcccgtatgaaatgtgcatttctctcaggcgcgttcactactgcgaagatcacgagtcagcatctttctagccgacagacataaaaaaaaaattaaatgtcttctgctatattttacatattcataatcattaattttgccggttcgttgtgacagcttttaggtgcccttaaatgttacatgaatgcatcagcactgaaaacatagagattttttttcttttgggggcattttgtttgacatgcatgccagctttcgctcatcccactattaaagtaaatctgttcttaaacgaaaatgtattggccgttttatttcttttttgtgggatgtccaatttatatgtagaaatgcacatttgcaaaggtgacttagtatgttgtcgtaaaagtggctcaccttttgattttgctctgccaatgtggcttttgtgaaaaaaatagtgaggatcactgcactacagagtaaggcgctcgctcactcagtacgcgctgaattATGTGTATGCCTGCATTATTTTGACGGACCCATTTTCAAGAGACGGAAGTTTTCtcctatatatttatacatattatacatatttatacattttttttcttattaaataaactatataaattaatacttttatttagcaaggattctttaaatttatgaaaagtgatgataaagacataattttacaagagattactatttcagataaatgctgctcttctgaactgtctacagtattcatcaaagaaacctgaaaaaattatactcagctgttttcaacattatcataataagagtttttttcttttcttttttttagcagcaaatcagtatatcagaattatttctgaaggatcgtgtgactggagtaatgatgcaaaaaaaaaattcagcttttaaatctcaataaattacattttgaaatatattaaaacagaaaacagctattttaaatatgctagtaaaaatatttcaaaatttcactgatttgcagtatttggattaaataaatgcaggtgagacttctttaaaaacgttaacaagcttactgttcaaaaacttcggACTGGTAGTAgatataggcaactttaatttttctctaatttctagcttttaattggcttagaaatatataactgctggacaataacaaataataataatttgtttatatactacaaacactttttatctcCTAAATTAggaaataaaaagtgtttgtagtatataagcAAATTGCCAGAATCGTTtatatactgtaacaaatgcTATGTCaaatagcactgcattgttcatatactttatttatcacctgctggagatttttttggacttgaaaaaaacgaaaacaactgtttcatacagcgatagcttgACGCTGTTCCCCATATGGTGTGATTTCCTGGTATGATTTTCTgtgcgagagcgccctccggcttcgagtatgaatgaaacacacacactgcaggagagtttagcctCCGTGATGTCCATCTCGCCTTCTCCGTCCGAAAAAAACATCAgctcatgcgcagactatcctgtctctttgagtttaaatctatatttattcacaccagctcttgaaaacctctatacaaACACACTTGCCCGCGTCCCCCGAGTAATCTACACCCCTGGCATAACTTTAAAATTGTGAGGATGAGCTGAGCAGGTCTTGCAcatgtatttcctggtctgagaATGACTTCCTGCTTAAACtggaagtaatggataccaaaaagagatagaaatatttaaaaaaaataaaaaaataaataaaaacataaatgtatgtatgtgaaaggagaatgtatgtgtgtgagagtagaaatatatatgtgaaaggagaatgtatgtgcatgagagagagtagaaatgtatgtgtaaggagaatgtaagtgtgtgaaagcaagaataatatgtatgtgaaaggataatgtaagtgtgtgaaagcaagaatatatgtatgtgaaaggagaatataagtgtgtgaaagcaagaatatatgtatgtgaatggagaatgtatgtgtgtgaaagcaataatatatgtatgtgaatggagaatgtgtgccagaatgaattatggcttgtacgGTCTTTCatacttggtcaatactaattatattatatcataatcaATACTTATATACAGGCACAGGACTAAAAATACATCCATCAGTCATCGCTTCTGAAATGAATTCAacaggtcatcttgttaatgctataaattatttacagcaataaaaaaacatttcatcatgaacaagaacatgaacaacatcacattagaTCACAGAAATTACAAAATGACATCTCCCTAAGATTCAgctttcaaaagtgcattcatctttgccatgttatattcatttagttgactagtgctatgtgctgtattaacaaaaacataaatgggattaataaaaacactgacaAGCAACGCAATATCACATTCATAATCGAATCCGATTCATCTAATGAATATGATATAGTGCAGCTTGTCAGTGttctacagctctgtgtattaaatcgCTCCATCTAAAAGCCTGTGATGGAGATTCACCTGTATCATTAATCACAGAATCAGCTTTGCTGATTGATCTGCACTGGAGCCATGCCAGCTGCAATTGCAGGTATTaaacagagatggcgacaaagaggcaaCACTTATGGACTGTGGCCTTGTATTGTAATACTGAGTGTCTGTAGTACAGTATCACTGTTTCCAACAGCCACTGACTGTAGCACACTGACTGCAGCAGTAGAACTCAACAGTGATTGCATTTAACTCACATTTTCTGCTAagaatagatgtgtgtgtgtctgtaaaatTTCTTTAGGAGtgtgtgtcaaaaaaaaaataagttcctGCGttgttttaaaaagtctttaaagtcTTAAATTATACAACAAACATCTTAATTATAATTTGAAGAAGTCTTTAATgtgattattaaaaatgtaaaaggccataatttcacaaaataaacatgagcactgcacattttagagtgaaaATTAGGTTATGTTGCACATTCTAAAGGCACACTTTTATGGTGACCACTTGGATACTTCCCTGTTGGTCACTAGATTTTGCAGGACAATGCAGATCATATGACAGAGGTAAATGTACTATTATTAGACTATGTAAATATCGATAATGATTGGATGATAACACTCTTTTAATCATTCAtacattttgttaattgtaaCCAACTTGGTAACTGCTTGgtaacagtttaatttaattcacaGAGCCTATTTagtctaaaataaactaaataccaGTCTAgtaggtaaaataataataataataataataataataataataataataataatagtttgctTTCCTTAGGTTTGTACTCCAATTAATTTCCTTAATTAATTAATAGCAATTATGTTAATTTATTAGACcaatataaacatttatgcaaatataaaatgcattttacctTGAAATTGTCAACAGCATTATTTTACTTCATATTTATTAACGCGTCATTCAGGTATCATGAATGATATTATAAAACTCATGTCAATCAAAGTGGAGGCTGGGTGAAACATTTTAAGAATTAAGATGTAACGGTGTGGGTAGGCTTCTCTCGAGGAAGTCAAGTGGGTTGATCGATCATTTACATGGACTTTTCTTTGTTCAGTTGGCTTAAACTTTACTATGATGTCAGAAAACATCACTGATGTGAAAACTCTGaaacatatttataatttgtattattcatGTTTTGCATGTATTATATATGTTGAGATGATCTTCTATTGaattttgtattaaaattgtgaaataaacaAATAGAATTCCTCAGATATTGAAAATATTGATGTTGTCAAATTATAAACTGGCTAAAGaaatttgtatattgtttatttaaattagcaTTAAGACATACTACAGCACAATCAAAAGTTGATTTAAGCCATACATTGAAAAATGATGTCTACTTTATGAACATCAAAGCCATGACAAGAACAATAACAACAAAGCACAGGACTAGGACTTATGATTTAAACATTAGTTTGTGCTTTATCAGTAAAGAAAAAGGAGGTGAGGGGATCAAACCCTCACAACAATTGTGATCTATTTTAAACTCTGATTATAATTGTTAAAAATGTCAATGAGAGAGGATACTGTCTGAAATACtttgataaaaatgtgtttaactgacACTTTAAACCAACGGTAAAATAAAGCATAGACCAGAGGATTCAGGCTTGAATTAATATACACTATCCATATTAGAAATCTtactattttgaaataaattattgtaTTCACTGTTAGAGACATGATATAGTACGGAATATAGCAAAGCAGATAAACACTCACAATGATTCCTAATGTCAGGGCAGCTTTACTCTCAGATTTCCTCATAGATGAACCCTCCGTTACACATTTACCGCTCTTCAATAGAGAGTTTATAACTTTCACTTGCTGATGTACAACATAAAATATCTTCAGATATAAAATTATAATCACAGTACAAGGAAAAAGGAAGGACAAGAACAGATCAGTCATACTCCAGGCAGAGTTAATCATAAAGGGACACTCTCCATAACACCCAGGTGTTCTGCTTGATGGATCAAAATATCCGTTATCTGTTATGAAAGAAATATTGTATGCTGAAGACCACACCCAGCAGATACATATGATAATCAAagttttagttgtagttattttTTGTTGGTACAGTAAAGGGTGACACACGGCCACATAACGATCAACAgcaattaaaatcaaattataaagaGATGCTGAAATGAGCAGCCCTGTTATTGCCGAAAACAGTCCACAGAAAGTTTCCCCAAAGTACCAGCAGATCTCAATCAGCCTCATGGCCTCTAAGGGCATCACAAGTCCAATAAGCATGTCGGCCACAGCTAGAGAGAGAATTATAAGGTTAGTTGGAGTGTGAAGCTTCTTAAAGTGAGAGATGGAGATGATCACCAGCAGGTTCAGAAACACAGTCCATGCTGACAGCAATGTAAAAAACATATACAAGATATTGGATTCATGATTGGATTGTTTTCCCTTGATACATGATGAGTTGATGGCAGGAAAGCAGTATTGAATCTCATGATCCTCTGTCTCATAGGCCATGTGTGAGTCTCCTCCTTTTGGGAGTTTGTTCTGCTCTCCTTACTGCCCTTTCTTTTATACAGTGTCTGGATCAGACTCACCCATCAACCGCCCACACAGATCCTGCATAATGACATTATTTTCCCCCCACTCTTTCAACGTTGATATGACTTATGTGATCTTTAGACACCTTATTTAGGTCTTATACAGTATTCTTGctatatttttgcaaaaaaaataaaataaaaaatgttttttttcttttttttaatttttattttgttgttaattATCTAGATTATGGTGGCCCAAAGGAGTCCAATCTTTTCCAACACAGTTTCATAATGAaccaaaaatattttctaaacttTTCCAATTTGCCTAAAAAGTCTCTAACATTGTTCTTATACAGTATTCTTGCTGtatttttgcaaaacaaaacaaaaaagtcttttaaattttttttatttttattttgtcgtTAATTATCTAGACTATGGTGCCCCAAAGTAGTCTAATCTTTTCCAACACAGTTTTATAATGAaccaaaaatattttctaaacttTTCCTATTTGCCTAAACGGTCTCTAACATTGTTCTTTGcaatttcattaaatatattctgTAGTGTTCTGAGTTCTATTTTTAAGTTccacagttccactcattctctactataggagaggaagaattgtataaacttgttaaatcatctaaaccaacaacatgtatgttagaccctataccatctaagctcctaaaagaggtgcttccagaagtcatagatcctcttctgactattattaattcctcattgtcattaggatatgtccccaaaaccttcaaactggctgttattaagcctctcatcaaaaaaacccaacttgaccccaaagaactagttaattatagaccaatctcgaatctcccttttctgtccaagatactagaaaaggtggtatcctcacaattattttCCTTCTTAGAATGGTATAtgtggtatatgtgaggatttccagtcaggatttagaccgtatcatagtactgagactgctctccttagagttacaaatgatttgCTCTTATCAtatgatcgtgggtgtatctctctattagttttattggatcttagtgctgcgtttgacacaattgaccacaacattcttttgcatagacttgaacactttgttggcatcaatggaagtgcattagcatggtttaaatcgtacttatatgattgccatcagttcgtagcagtgaatgaagatgtatcatatcgatcacaagtgcagtatggagtacctcaaggctcagtactagggccgctactcttcacgctttatatgttacccttgggagatatcatcaggaaacatggtgttagctttcactgttatgctgatgatactcagctctatatttcttcgcggcccggtgaaatacaccaatttgaaaaactaatggaatgcatagtcgatataaaaaactggatgatgagtaatttcttactgctaaattctgaaaaaacagaggtgttaattataggacctaaaaactctgcttgtaataacctagaacactgtctaagacttaatggttgt
Proteins encoded in this window:
- the LOC132132323 gene encoding trace amine-associated receptor 13c-like; its protein translation is MAYETEDHEIQYCFPAINSSCIKGKQSNHESNILYMFFTLLSAWTVFLNLLVIISISHFKKLHTPTNLIILSLAVADMLIGLVMPLEAMRLIEICWYFGETFCGLFSAITGLLISASLYNLILIAVDRYVAVCHPLLYQQKITTTKTLIIICICWVWSSAYNISFITDNGYFDPSSRTPGCYGECPFMINSAWSMTDLFLSFLFPCTVIIILYLKIFYVVHQQVKVINSLLKSGKCVTEGSSMRKSESKAALTLGIIVSVYLLCYIPYYIMSLTVNTIIYFKIVRFLIWIVYINSSLNPLVYALFYRWFKVSVKHIFIKVFQTVSSLIDIFNNYNQSLK